From Thalassotalea euphylliae, the proteins below share one genomic window:
- the rpmD gene encoding 50S ribosomal protein L30 translates to MAKTVKVTQVKSSIGRLPKHRATLRGLGLRRINHTVELEDTPSVRGMINQVHYMIKVED, encoded by the coding sequence ATGGCTAAAACAGTTAAAGTAACTCAAGTTAAAAGTTCAATCGGTCGCTTACCTAAGCACCGTGCGACATTACGTGGCCTTGGTTTACGTCGTATCAACCACACAGTAGAGTTAGAAGATACTCCTTCTGTACGCGGTATGATTAATCAAGTACATTACATGATTAAGGTGGAGGACTAA
- the rpsD gene encoding 30S ribosomal protein S4, which yields MARYLGPKLKLSRREGTDLFLKSGVRAIDTKCKIETIPGQHGARRGRLSDYGVQLREKQKVRRIYGVLEKQFRNYYKEAARLKGNTGENLLQLLETRLDNVVYRMGYASTRAEARQLVSHKAIVVNGVVVNIPSFTVKAEDVVSIREKAKTQARIVAALELAEQREKPIWVEVDNKKMEGVFKRVPERSDLSAEINEQLIVELYSK from the coding sequence ATGGCAAGATATTTAGGTCCTAAGCTAAAACTTAGCCGTCGTGAAGGTACTGACTTATTCCTTAAGTCTGGTGTTCGCGCGATCGATACTAAATGTAAAATCGAAACTATCCCAGGTCAGCACGGCGCGCGTCGCGGTCGTTTATCTGACTATGGTGTTCAGCTTCGTGAAAAACAAAAAGTACGTCGTATCTACGGTGTATTAGAGAAGCAATTCCGTAACTACTACAAAGAAGCGGCTCGTCTAAAAGGCAACACAGGTGAAAACTTGTTACAACTTTTAGAAACGCGTTTAGACAACGTAGTTTACCGCATGGGTTACGCAAGCACACGTGCTGAAGCACGTCAGCTAGTGAGCCACAAAGCAATCGTAGTAAACGGTGTTGTAGTAAACATTCCATCTTTCACTGTTAAAGCAGAAGATGTGGTTTCAATCCGTGAAAAAGCTAAAACTCAAGCGCGTATCGTTGCTGCTTTAGAATTAGCTGAACAACGCGAGAAGCCAATCTGGGTTGAAGTAGACAACAAGAAAATGGAAGGCGTTTTCAAGCGTGTTCCTGAGCGTTCAGACTTGTCTGCTGAAATTAATGAACAGTTGATTGTCGAGCTTTACTCGAAGTAA
- the rpsE gene encoding 30S ribosomal protein S5, with translation MANVENTQQQTDMAEKLIAVNRVSKVVKGGRIFSFTALTVVGDGNGRVGFGYGKAREVPAAIQKAMEKARRNLVTVDLKGTTLQHPVKGRHSGSKVYMQPASEGTGIIAGGAMRAVLEVAGVQNVLSKAYGSTNPINVVRATIGALANMKSPESVAAKRGKNVADILG, from the coding sequence ATGGCTAATGTAGAAAACACACAACAACAAACAGATATGGCTGAAAAGCTAATCGCTGTTAACCGCGTATCAAAAGTGGTTAAAGGTGGTCGTATTTTCAGTTTCACAGCATTAACTGTAGTTGGTGACGGTAATGGCCGCGTTGGTTTTGGTTACGGTAAGGCACGTGAAGTTCCTGCTGCAATCCAAAAAGCAATGGAAAAGGCTCGTCGTAACTTAGTAACTGTTGACTTGAAGGGTACTACTCTTCAGCACCCAGTTAAGGGTCGTCACTCAGGTTCTAAAGTTTACATGCAACCTGCTTCTGAAGGTACAGGTATCATCGCCGGTGGTGCGATGCGTGCAGTACTAGAAGTTGCTGGCGTTCAGAACGTACTATCTAAAGCGTACGGTTCTACTAACCCAATCAACGTTGTCCGCGCAACTATCGGTGCTCTAGCGAACATGAAGTCGCCTGAGTCTGTAGCTGCTAAGCGTGGTAAAAACGTTGCTGACATCTTGGGGTAA
- the secY gene encoding preprotein translocase subunit SecY, producing MAKPGTDKAQGGLTELKQRLWFVVLALIVFRLGSFVPIPGIDAAVLAQLFEQQKGTIVEMFNMFSGGALERASVLALGIMPYISASIIMQLLTVVHPAMAELKKEGEAGRRKISQYTRYGTLVLATVQSIAIARGLPAMMPGLVINEGMGFYFTAVVSLVTGTMFLMWLGEQITERGIGNGISILIFAGIVAGMPSAVGQTAEMARQGELHLLVLLLIAVIVFAVTFFVVFVERGQRRIVVNYAKRQQGRKVFAAQSTHLPLKVNMAGVIPPIFASSIILFPGTLANWFGQGDGAVADFFQNLSMAISPGQPLYVMLLAAAIIFFCFFYTALVFNPRETADNLKKSGAFIPGIRPGEQTSKYIDKVMTRLTLAGALYITFICLVPEFMMIAWDVQFYFGGTSLLIIVVVIMDFMAQVQTHLMSHQYDSVLKKANLKGYGR from the coding sequence ATGGCTAAACCAGGTACGGATAAAGCTCAAGGTGGATTAACCGAGCTTAAGCAAAGATTATGGTTCGTGGTACTTGCACTTATCGTGTTCAGACTTGGATCATTTGTGCCAATCCCTGGTATTGACGCCGCTGTATTAGCTCAGTTGTTTGAACAACAAAAGGGCACCATCGTAGAAATGTTTAACATGTTCTCTGGTGGTGCACTTGAGCGTGCCTCTGTACTGGCACTCGGTATTATGCCGTACATTTCAGCTTCGATTATCATGCAGTTATTAACTGTAGTTCACCCAGCAATGGCTGAACTGAAAAAAGAAGGTGAAGCTGGACGTCGTAAGATCAGCCAGTACACTCGCTACGGTACTTTAGTATTAGCAACAGTTCAGTCAATCGCGATTGCTCGTGGTTTACCGGCTATGATGCCTGGCCTCGTGATTAACGAAGGCATGGGCTTCTACTTCACTGCGGTCGTTTCTTTGGTTACCGGCACCATGTTCTTAATGTGGTTAGGTGAACAAATTACCGAACGTGGTATTGGTAATGGTATCTCGATTTTGATTTTCGCTGGTATTGTTGCTGGTATGCCATCCGCTGTTGGTCAAACAGCAGAGATGGCGCGTCAAGGTGAATTGCACTTATTAGTATTATTGCTAATTGCAGTGATTGTGTTTGCAGTAACCTTCTTTGTTGTTTTTGTTGAACGTGGTCAACGTCGTATCGTTGTTAACTACGCGAAGCGTCAACAAGGCCGTAAGGTGTTTGCTGCACAAAGCACGCATTTACCATTGAAAGTGAATATGGCGGGTGTTATTCCACCAATTTTCGCTTCAAGCATTATCTTGTTCCCTGGAACATTGGCTAACTGGTTTGGTCAAGGCGATGGTGCGGTAGCTGATTTCTTCCAGAACTTGTCAATGGCAATTTCTCCGGGTCAGCCTCTGTATGTAATGCTACTAGCTGCTGCGATAATCTTTTTCTGCTTCTTCTACACGGCGTTGGTGTTCAACCCGCGTGAAACAGCAGATAACCTGAAAAAGTCTGGTGCGTTTATTCCAGGTATTCGTCCTGGTGAGCAGACTTCGAAATATATCGATAAAGTAATGACGCGTTTAACCTTAGCGGGTGCGTTATACATTACTTTTATATGTTTGGTTCCTGAGTTTATGATGATTGCGTGGGACGTTCAGTTCTACTTTGGTGGTACATCGCTACTGATCATTGTTGTCGTTATCATGGACTTTATGGCACAAGTACAAACTCATTTGATGTCTCATCAATATGACAGCGTGCTTAAAAAAGCTAATCTTAAAGGCTACGGCCGATAA
- the rplX gene encoding 50S ribosomal protein L24: MASKIRRDDEVIVLAGKDKGKTGKVTKVLVEDSKVFVEGVNLVKKHQKPVPQLQQAGGIIEKEAPIHVSNVAIVNPATGKADRVGFRIEDGKKVRFFKSNNELV, translated from the coding sequence ATGGCATCTAAGATTCGTCGTGATGATGAAGTAATCGTACTTGCAGGTAAAGACAAGGGCAAAACTGGTAAAGTTACCAAAGTGCTTGTTGAAGACAGCAAAGTATTTGTGGAAGGCGTTAACTTAGTCAAGAAGCACCAGAAGCCTGTACCTCAGTTACAGCAAGCTGGCGGCATCATTGAAAAAGAAGCACCAATCCACGTTTCAAACGTAGCGATCGTTAACCCTGCGACGGGCAAAGCGGATCGTGTTGGTTTTAGAATTGAAGACGGCAAAAAAGTTCGTTTCTTCAAGTCTAATAACGAATTAGTTTAA
- a CDS encoding DNA-directed RNA polymerase subunit alpha, which yields MQGSVTEFLRPRLVDVETISPTRSKVTLEPLERGFGHTLGNALRRILLSSMPGCAVTEVEIDGVLHEYSSKEGVQEDIIEILLNLKGLAVRLEGKNEAVLTITKSGEGPVTAADIQHDGDVEIANPEHVICHLTGDGSISMRIKVELGRGYVPASTRREAEEEERAIGRLLVDASFSPVERIAYDVDSARVEQRTDLDKLIIDMETNGTLDPEEAIRRASTILAEQLDAFVELRDVTEVEQKEEKPLFDPILLRPVDDLELTVRSANCLKAEAIQYIGDLVQRAEVELLKTPNLGKKSLTEIKDVLASRGLSLGMRLENWPPESIADND from the coding sequence ATGCAGGGTTCTGTAACCGAATTCTTAAGACCACGTTTAGTAGATGTTGAAACTATCAGCCCTACTCGCTCTAAAGTTACACTAGAGCCATTAGAGCGTGGTTTTGGTCACACTTTAGGTAACGCTTTACGTCGTATTTTACTATCTTCAATGCCAGGTTGTGCTGTCACTGAAGTAGAGATTGACGGCGTATTACACGAGTACAGCAGTAAAGAAGGTGTTCAAGAGGACATCATCGAGATCTTGCTAAACCTTAAAGGACTAGCCGTTCGCTTAGAAGGCAAAAACGAAGCTGTTCTAACGATCACTAAGTCTGGTGAAGGCCCTGTTACGGCTGCTGATATTCAGCATGATGGTGATGTAGAAATTGCAAATCCAGAGCACGTTATTTGTCACTTAACAGGTGACGGCTCAATCAGCATGCGTATCAAAGTAGAGTTAGGTCGTGGTTACGTTCCAGCTTCTACTCGTCGCGAAGCCGAAGAAGAAGAGCGAGCAATTGGCCGTTTATTGGTTGATGCTTCATTCAGTCCTGTAGAAAGAATTGCTTATGACGTAGATTCTGCGCGTGTTGAACAACGCACAGACTTAGATAAGCTAATTATCGACATGGAAACTAACGGTACGTTAGATCCAGAAGAAGCCATCCGTCGCGCTTCAACCATCTTAGCAGAACAGCTAGATGCGTTTGTTGAGTTACGTGATGTGACAGAAGTGGAGCAAAAAGAAGAGAAACCTCTATTTGACCCAATTCTTCTTCGTCCTGTTGATGACTTAGAGTTAACTGTTCGTTCAGCGAACTGTTTAAAAGCAGAAGCAATTCAGTATATCGGTGATTTAGTACAGCGTGCAGAAGTAGAACTTCTTAAAACACCTAACTTAGGTAAGAAGTCACTTACTGAAATCAAAGACGTGTTAGCGTCTCGTGGTTTATCACTAGGCATGCGCCTAGAGAACTGGCCACCAGAAAGCATTGCTGATAACGACTAA
- the rplN gene encoding 50S ribosomal protein L14 — MIQMQSQLDVADNSGAKRVQCIKVLGGSHRRYARIGDIIKVAVKEAIPRGKVKKGDVLNAVVVRTKKGVRRSDGSTIRFDGNSAVMLNANLQPIGTRIFGPVTRELRTEKFMKIVSLAPEVL, encoded by the coding sequence ATGATCCAAATGCAATCACAGCTTGATGTTGCTGATAACAGTGGCGCAAAGCGTGTACAGTGTATAAAGGTCCTTGGTGGCTCGCACCGTCGCTACGCACGCATTGGCGATATCATCAAAGTTGCAGTGAAGGAAGCTATTCCTCGCGGCAAAGTTAAAAAAGGTGATGTTTTAAACGCGGTAGTGGTGCGCACTAAAAAGGGCGTACGTCGTTCAGATGGTTCTACCATTCGTTTCGACGGCAACTCGGCAGTAATGTTAAATGCTAACTTACAGCCAATTGGTACTCGTATTTTCGGGCCAGTAACACGTGAACTACGAACTGAAAAGTTCATGAAAATCGTGTCACTAGCACCAGAAGTACTATAA
- the rplO gene encoding 50S ribosomal protein L15: protein MRLNTLSPAPGAKSAKKRVGRGIGSGLGKTGGRGHKGQKSRSGGGVRPGFEGGQMPLKQRLPKFGFTSRKSLVHAEVRLHELNKIEGDVVDIHTLKDANLITRNIETVKIMLSGEITKPVTIRGIGVTKGARAAIEAAGGKIEE from the coding sequence ATGCGTTTAAATACATTATCTCCTGCACCAGGCGCTAAATCAGCCAAGAAACGTGTAGGTCGCGGTATCGGTTCTGGTTTAGGTAAAACAGGTGGTCGCGGTCACAAAGGTCAAAAGTCTCGTTCTGGCGGTGGCGTACGTCCTGGTTTCGAAGGCGGTCAAATGCCTTTAAAACAACGTTTACCTAAGTTCGGTTTCACTTCTCGTAAGTCTTTAGTTCACGCTGAAGTTCGTTTACACGAGTTGAACAAAATCGAAGGCGATGTTGTTGACATTCACACGTTAAAAGACGCTAACCTTATCACGCGTAACATTGAAACAGTTAAGATCATGCTTTCTGGCGAGATCACTAAGCCTGTAACAATTCGTGGTATTGGTGTTACTAAAGGCGCACGTGCAGCCATTGAAGCTGCTGGCGGTAAAATCGAGGAATAA
- the rpsK gene encoding 30S ribosomal protein S11, translated as MAKTPVRTRKRVKKQVADGMAHIHASFNNTIVTLTDRQGNALSWATAGGSGFRGSRKSTPFAAQVAADRAGKAAQEFGLKNIEVFVKGPGPGRESAIRALNAAGFKITNITDVTPIPHNGCRPPKKRRV; from the coding sequence ATGGCTAAAACTCCAGTTCGTACGCGTAAGCGCGTAAAAAAACAAGTTGCTGATGGCATGGCTCACATCCATGCTTCTTTCAACAACACAATCGTAACTCTTACAGACCGTCAAGGTAATGCATTATCTTGGGCAACTGCCGGTGGTTCAGGTTTCCGTGGTTCACGTAAATCTACTCCATTTGCTGCTCAGGTAGCTGCAGATCGCGCTGGTAAAGCTGCGCAAGAGTTTGGTTTGAAGAATATTGAAGTATTCGTTAAAGGTCCAGGTCCAGGTCGTGAATCTGCAATCCGTGCCTTAAATGCTGCTGGTTTTAAAATCACCAACATTACTGACGTTACTCCTATTCCTCATAATGGTTGTCGTCCTCCTAAGAAACGTCGCGTTTAA
- the rplE gene encoding 50S ribosomal protein L5 translates to MAKLHDFYKDTVVAELQKKFEYKSVMQVPRIEKITLNMGVGEAITDKKVLENATNDLTAISGQKPLITKARKSVAGFKIREGYPIGAKVTLRGERMWEFLERLISISVPRIRDFRGLNPKSFDGRGNYSMGVREQIIFPEIDYDKVDKIRGMDITITTTAASDEEGRALLTAFNFPFKK, encoded by the coding sequence ATGGCGAAACTGCATGATTTTTACAAAGATACAGTTGTTGCAGAACTTCAAAAGAAGTTCGAATACAAAAGTGTCATGCAAGTCCCTCGGATTGAAAAGATCACCCTAAACATGGGTGTTGGTGAAGCTATTACTGATAAAAAAGTATTAGAAAACGCCACAAATGATCTTACTGCAATCTCAGGTCAAAAGCCTTTAATCACGAAAGCACGCAAATCAGTTGCTGGCTTCAAAATTCGTGAAGGCTACCCTATTGGCGCAAAAGTAACTCTGCGCGGTGAGCGCATGTGGGAATTCTTAGAGCGTTTAATCTCTATTTCAGTTCCTCGTATCCGTGACTTCCGTGGCTTGAACCCTAAATCGTTCGATGGCCGTGGTAACTACAGCATGGGCGTGCGTGAGCAAATCATTTTCCCTGAAATCGACTACGATAAAGTCGATAAGATCCGTGGTATGGATATTACTATCACTACTACTGCGGCATCTGACGAGGAAGGTCGTGCTTTGCTGACTGCCTTTAACTTCCCGTTCAAGAAATAA
- the rplF gene encoding 50S ribosomal protein L6 codes for MSRVAKAPVSIPAGVTVTLSGQDITVKGPQGELSRTINSLVNVAQEGDTLTTTVAEESKAAWMQAGTARANINNMVEGVSKGFTKKLILNGVGYRAKAAGKVLNLSLGFSHPVDHAIPEGIKCETPSQTEVVLTGADKQLVGQVAANIRSYREPEPYKGKGIRYDDEHVRRKEAKKK; via the coding sequence ATGTCTCGTGTTGCAAAAGCACCTGTGTCAATTCCTGCTGGCGTTACTGTTACGTTATCAGGTCAAGACATTACTGTTAAAGGTCCACAAGGCGAACTTTCTCGCACTATCAACAGCTTAGTAAACGTTGCTCAAGAAGGCGACACACTTACTACAACTGTTGCTGAAGAAAGCAAAGCGGCGTGGATGCAAGCTGGTACAGCGCGCGCTAACATCAACAACATGGTGGAAGGCGTAAGCAAAGGCTTCACTAAGAAATTAATTCTTAATGGTGTTGGTTACCGTGCAAAAGCTGCTGGTAAAGTGTTAAACCTTTCTTTAGGTTTCTCTCACCCAGTTGATCACGCTATTCCTGAAGGAATCAAGTGTGAAACTCCTAGCCAAACTGAAGTTGTACTTACAGGTGCAGACAAGCAGTTGGTTGGTCAAGTTGCTGCAAACATTCGTTCATACCGTGAGCCAGAGCCTTACAAAGGTAAAGGTATCCGTTACGATGACGAACACGTTCGCCGTAAAGAAGCTAAGAAGAAGTAG
- the rpsH gene encoding 30S ribosomal protein S8: MMMTDPIADMFTRIRNGQAATKTAVTMPSSKLKVAIANLLKEEGYISDFAVAGEAKPELTVELKYFEGKEVIETIKRVSRPGLRVYKGRDELPQVLAGLGIAIVSTSKGLMTDRAARTAGLGGEIIGFVA, translated from the coding sequence ATTATGATGACTGATCCTATCGCGGACATGTTTACACGCATCCGCAACGGTCAAGCTGCAACTAAAACTGCAGTAACTATGCCTTCTTCAAAGCTAAAAGTAGCTATTGCTAACTTGCTTAAAGAAGAAGGTTACATTTCAGATTTCGCAGTTGCAGGTGAAGCAAAACCTGAACTAACTGTTGAGTTGAAATACTTCGAAGGTAAAGAAGTAATCGAAACAATCAAACGTGTTTCTCGTCCAGGTCTACGTGTCTACAAAGGTCGTGACGAATTACCACAAGTATTAGCAGGCTTAGGTATTGCTATTGTTTCTACTTCTAAAGGTTTAATGACTGATCGCGCTGCTCGCACTGCGGGCCTAGGTGGCGAGATCATTGGTTTCGTAGCGTAA
- the rpsN gene encoding 30S ribosomal protein S14 has protein sequence MAKSSMKAREAKRTKLVAKYAEKRRALKEIISNVNSSEEERWDAVLKLQSLPRDSSSSRQRNRCNVTGRPHGYLRKFGLSRIKLREHMMRGEVPGLKKASW, from the coding sequence ATGGCTAAATCATCTATGAAAGCACGCGAAGCTAAGCGCACTAAATTAGTCGCTAAGTACGCAGAAAAGCGCCGTGCACTTAAAGAAATTATCTCAAACGTAAACTCTTCTGAAGAAGAGCGTTGGGATGCAGTATTAAAACTTCAATCTTTACCACGTGATTCAAGTTCTTCACGTCAACGTAACCGTTGTAACGTAACTGGCCGTCCACACGGTTACTTACGCAAGTTCGGTTTAAGCCGTATCAAGTTGCGTGAGCACATGATGCGCGGTGAAGTACCTGGTCTTAAGAAAGCTAGTTGGTAA
- the rpsM gene encoding 30S ribosomal protein S13, with the protein MARIAGINIPDRKHAVIALTAIYGIGLTRSKAILAATGIAESTKISELDEAQIDLLRAEVDKYTVEGDLRREVSMNIKRLMDLGCFRGIRHRRSLPLRGQRTKTNARTRKGPRKPIKK; encoded by the coding sequence GTGGCCCGTATCGCTGGCATTAACATCCCTGATCGTAAGCATGCAGTAATTGCCCTTACTGCGATTTACGGTATCGGTTTAACTCGCTCAAAAGCAATTTTGGCGGCAACTGGTATCGCAGAATCTACTAAGATCAGCGAATTAGACGAAGCTCAAATTGATTTGCTTCGTGCAGAAGTGGATAAGTACACCGTTGAAGGTGACTTACGCCGTGAAGTTTCTATGAACATCAAGCGTCTGATGGACCTTGGCTGTTTCCGTGGTATTCGCCATCGTCGCAGTCTTCCTCTACGTGGTCAACGCACTAAAACTAATGCGCGCACCCGTAAAGGTCCTCGTAAGCCTATTAAAAAGTAG
- the rpmJ gene encoding 50S ribosomal protein L36, whose product MKVRASVKKICRNCKVVKRAGVVRVICKTDPKHKQRQG is encoded by the coding sequence ATGAAAGTTCGTGCATCCGTAAAAAAGATTTGCCGCAACTGTAAAGTTGTTAAGCGTGCAGGTGTTGTTCGTGTAATTTGCAAGACCGACCCTAAGCACAAGCAACGCCAAGGTTAA
- the rplR gene encoding 50S ribosomal protein L18: MDKKTSRLRRAKRARAKISELGANRLVVFRTPRHIYAQLIAPTGSEVVASASTLDKEVKAQVEKTGNIAAATAVGKAIAERAKAKGIESVAFDRSGFRYHGRVKALAEAAREAGLQF, from the coding sequence ATGGATAAGAAAACATCTCGTTTACGCCGTGCAAAACGTGCACGTGCAAAAATCAGCGAGTTGGGTGCGAATCGTTTAGTCGTATTCCGTACTCCTCGTCACATTTACGCACAACTTATCGCTCCAACTGGTTCTGAAGTAGTTGCTTCTGCATCTACTCTAGACAAAGAAGTGAAAGCACAAGTTGAAAAAACTGGTAACATCGCTGCAGCAACTGCTGTAGGTAAAGCAATCGCAGAACGCGCAAAAGCTAAAGGCATTGAGTCTGTAGCATTTGATCGCTCTGGTTTCCGTTACCACGGTCGCGTAAAAGCGTTAGCAGAAGCAGCTCGTGAAGCTGGCCTTCAGTTCTAG
- a CDS encoding OsmC domain/YcaO domain-containing protein has protein sequence MEIKVNFLDNLRLEAKFDDFTVIADQPIRYKGDGSAPSPFDYFLASSALCAAYFIKVYCKARDISTDNIRLSQNNIVDPEDRYNQIFQINVELPDDISEKDKKGILRSIDRCTVKKVVQTGPEFKIETVDNLDADNQAMIMVAPDEEASTYILGKDLPLEKTIENMTGILEELGMKIEVTSWRNIVPNVWSLNIRDAASPMCFTNGKGATKESALCSALGEFIERLNCNFFYNDQFFGEEIANADFVHYPNEKWFQLTEDDSLPSGLLDDYTLGIYNPDDELCGSHLIDTNSGNIERGIVALPYQRHSDGETVYFPSNLIENLFLSNGMSAGNNIFEAQVQCLSEIFERAVKRQIIEQEIVLPDVPLSVLKKYPSILAGIQGLEEQGFPVVVKDASLGGQFPVMCVTLMNPRTGGVFASFGAHPSFEVALERSLTELLQGRSFEGLNDVPKPTFNSMAVQEPENFVEHFIDSTGVISWRFFSSKADYEFAEWDFSGTNEEENQQLLAILESLGKEVYIATYDDLGATACRILVPDYSEIYPVEDLIWDNTNKALHYREDILNLHRLSEDELIDLVERLEESQLDNYIDIRTLIGIEFDENTAWGQLTIIELKILIYLAVGGLEQAFELIGDFLQYNDNTVERTMFFRAVHNTLEVALNDELEFEHYQTAFTLMYGEERMVKVIGLINGTDNFHGLTETSMALEGIEPHLRLIESYKKLHQARAKKA, from the coding sequence ATGGAAATCAAGGTTAACTTTCTTGACAACCTTCGCTTAGAAGCGAAGTTTGATGACTTTACGGTTATCGCTGACCAACCTATTCGCTATAAAGGCGATGGTTCAGCACCTAGCCCATTTGATTACTTTTTAGCGTCTTCTGCGCTATGTGCTGCTTATTTTATTAAGGTGTACTGTAAGGCCAGAGATATTTCTACCGATAATATTCGCCTATCACAAAACAATATTGTCGACCCTGAAGATCGCTACAATCAAATCTTCCAGATTAACGTTGAATTACCAGACGATATTTCGGAGAAAGACAAGAAAGGAATTCTGCGCTCTATTGATCGCTGTACCGTTAAGAAAGTGGTGCAAACTGGCCCTGAGTTCAAAATAGAAACCGTTGATAACCTAGACGCCGATAACCAAGCCATGATCATGGTAGCGCCGGATGAAGAGGCTTCGACCTACATTCTAGGTAAAGACTTACCGCTAGAAAAAACCATCGAGAACATGACGGGTATTCTCGAAGAGTTGGGCATGAAAATCGAAGTCACCTCGTGGCGCAATATAGTGCCAAATGTTTGGTCTCTCAATATTCGTGATGCAGCTTCGCCAATGTGCTTTACCAATGGTAAAGGGGCAACCAAAGAAAGTGCATTATGTTCGGCGCTTGGTGAATTTATTGAACGCCTAAACTGCAACTTCTTTTACAACGATCAATTTTTCGGTGAAGAAATAGCGAACGCTGATTTTGTACACTATCCAAATGAAAAGTGGTTCCAGCTAACCGAAGATGACAGCTTACCGTCAGGCCTTTTGGATGACTACACTTTGGGCATTTATAATCCGGATGACGAACTGTGTGGTTCGCATTTAATTGATACTAACTCAGGTAATATTGAGCGCGGTATCGTTGCCCTGCCCTATCAGCGCCATTCAGACGGTGAAACGGTGTACTTCCCATCGAACCTGATTGAGAATTTATTCCTCAGCAACGGCATGAGCGCTGGCAACAATATTTTTGAAGCACAAGTGCAGTGTTTATCGGAAATTTTTGAACGCGCCGTTAAACGCCAGATCATTGAACAAGAAATTGTACTACCGGATGTCCCGCTATCAGTACTCAAAAAGTACCCAAGCATTCTCGCGGGAATTCAAGGTTTGGAAGAGCAAGGCTTCCCTGTCGTTGTGAAAGATGCTTCACTTGGCGGTCAATTCCCAGTGATGTGTGTCACCCTGATGAACCCAAGAACAGGTGGCGTGTTTGCCTCATTTGGTGCACATCCAAGTTTTGAAGTGGCATTAGAGCGCAGTTTAACCGAGTTACTCCAAGGCAGAAGCTTTGAGGGATTAAACGATGTACCTAAGCCAACCTTTAATAGCATGGCAGTGCAAGAGCCTGAAAACTTTGTTGAACACTTTATCGATTCAACCGGTGTGATTTCATGGCGTTTCTTTAGTAGCAAAGCAGATTACGAGTTTGCGGAATGGGATTTCTCCGGCACAAATGAAGAAGAAAACCAGCAGCTACTCGCCATTTTAGAATCACTCGGTAAAGAAGTGTATATCGCCACTTACGATGATTTAGGCGCTACGGCGTGTCGTATTTTGGTACCTGATTATTCAGAAATCTACCCAGTCGAAGATTTGATTTGGGATAACACCAACAAAGCCCTGCACTACCGAGAAGATATATTAAACCTTCATCGCTTGTCAGAAGACGAGTTAATCGATTTAGTTGAACGTTTGGAAGAAAGTCAGTTAGACAACTATATCGATATCCGCACGCTAATTGGCATTGAGTTTGATGAGAATACGGCATGGGGGCAACTCACCATTATCGAATTGAAAATTCTGATCTACTTGGCGGTCGGGGGCTTAGAGCAAGCCTTTGAACTCATTGGCGACTTTTTACAATACAACGACAATACGGTTGAGCGCACTATGTTCTTCCGTGCGGTACACAACACATTAGAAGTCGCGTTAAATGATGAGCTGGAATTTGAGCATTACCAAACAGCATTTACCCTTATGTACGGTGAAGAGCGTATGGTCAAGGTAATTGGCTTGATCAATGGTACTGATAACTTCCACGGCTTAACCGAAACTAGCATGGCATTGGAAGGCATCGAACCCCATTTGCGTTTGATTGAAAGTTATAAAAAGCTGCATCAAGCAAGAGCGAAAAAAGCCTAA